The segment GGATCGGGTAGTTCCAGGCGCCGATACCGGCAGTCACGCCCAGCGGTTCGCGACGGGTGTAGACGAAGGACGATTCGCGCAGCGGAATCTGCTCGCCTTCGATGGCAGGGACCAGGCCTGCGTAATATTCCAGTACGTCAGCGCCGGTGACGATGTCGACGTAGCGGGTTTCGGAGTAGGACTTGCCGGTGTCCAGGGTTTCCAGCATAGCCAGCTCGTCGTTGCGTTCGCGCAGGATGTCCACGGCGCGGCGCAGGATGCGCGAGCGCTGCATGGCAGTCATGGCCGCCCACACTTTCTGGCCGCGCTCGGCGCTTTCGACAGCCTTCTCGACGTCAGCCTCGGTGGCGCGTTGCACGTGGGCAAGCACTTCGCCGGTAGCCGGGTTGATGGCTTCGAAGGTGGCATCGGTGCCAGCGTCGACGTAACCGCCATCGATGTAGAGTTTTTGCGTTCCGAAACGGGCCATAGTGTCCTCGCAAGTGCAATGTGTGTGTAGGCCAGGCGTCACGCTCCTGCCGTGCTGGCAGAGGCCGTGCGCCGTTTTTCAGCAGCAGGGTCGGTGCCCAGTGTGCGCTGCTTGGCCAGTTGTAGATCCATGTATTCGTAAGCGATCCGTATCGCCTGGTCGGTGTCGAAGGCATCCCCCGACAAGGCTCCACGCAGCCACAGACCGTCGATCAGAGCCGCCAGCCCGCGGGCTGCCTTGCGTGCATGGTAAAGCGGCAGCACGCGGCGAAACTGGCAACACAGGTTAGAGTACAAACGGTGGTCATTGATCCGTTGCAACCTGTGCAGATCGGGCTGGTGCATGCTGGAAGCCCAAAAAGCCAACCAGGTTTTCATCGCCGGGCCATTCACCTGGCTGGCATCGAAGTTGCCCTCGATTATCACTTTCAGGTGGGCGCGCGGCGCATCGTCCGTCAACGCCTGGCGGCGTGCTCGCACGCCTTCGTTGAGCATGCTCATGATGTAGCCCATCGTCGCTGCGATCAGGCCGTTCTTGTCCCGAAAGTAGTGACTGATGATGCCGTTCGACACGCCGGCCAAACGGGCAATGAGCGCAATGCTGGCGTCCCCCAGACCGACCTGATCGACCGCTTGTAACGTGGCTTCGATCAACTGCTGACGGCGGATGGGTTGCATACCGACCTTGGGCATCTTGCTTTCTCCTCAGGTCTGCGAGCAGACGACCAGCGTCTGACTCAGCGAAGACCAGTCTATTTTGTTTTGATTGAACGTTCAATCAATAAAGAATAAGCTCTGCGACAATTTGTGCCATTGACAGCCCATGTGACGGCTCCAGCGGCATCGATTGAAACCTTAGGAAATCGCGCAAACCCAGGGCCGGCAAGGCTTGTAACGGGGGCGATCGATAAAGGACGCAGACGCCGTCGCAGCGTGGAAGACCTGCGACATGCCTCAGGATCGGGCGATATCCCTGTGACCAATGCGCGCACTTTCAACCGTGCGCAGCGTTTTGAAGCGGTGGTAACGGCGTATGTGTTGCAGCGGATCGGTTCGAAACCGCGATTTCCAGGGTGCTTTTATAACACCTGATGCAGTGGGGGTATTCCACCAAATGCTCAGGAAGACCGATTAGCCTCCACTGCCGTTCTGCCCGGAGCCTTCTTGCAATGAGTTCTGCCTCACTAACCAAACCCCCCGCCGAGAGGGTACGGGTCAACCGCGTGGTGTTCTACACCTCGGCGCTGATGATCCTCGTTCTGACTGCCTTGCTTATCGCTGTTCCTGAAACTGCCGGCCGCGTACTGGGCGTCGCCCAGCAGTGGCTGACGCGCAGTTTCGGCTGGTACTACATGCTGGTGATCTGCGGCTACTTGCTGTTCGTCATCTACCTGGCGTTTTCCGACTACGGCAAGCTCAAGCTGGGCGGCAAGGAAGACCAGCCTGACTTCAGCTATGGCGCCTGGGCCGGCATGCTGTTCTCGTCGGGCATCGGTATCTCGCTGTTGTACTTCGGCGCATCCGAGCCGCTGGATCACTACTTCAATCCGCCCGAAGGCACGCCGGCCAGCCTGGAAGCGGCGCGTCAGGGCCTGCAGCTTACGTTCCTGCACTGGGGCCTGCACGGCTGGGCGATCTACGCTCTGGTGGGCCTGGCCGTGGGGTACTTCGCCTACCGTCACAACCAGCCGCTGGCCCTGCGCTCGGCACTTTATCCACTGGTGGGCGAGCGCTGGGTCAAGGGCGCTGCCGGCAACGCTGTGGATATCTTCGGCATGTTCGTGACCCTGCTGGGCCTGGTCACCAACCTTGGGATCGGCTCGATGCAGGTTGCGTCGGGGCTCGAATACCTGTTCGGCATGGACCACAGCAAGACCAACCTGCTGGTGGTGATCCTGGTAATGGCTGGCGTTGCAACGGTAGCAGCGGTCTCGGGTGTGGAGAACGGCATCCGCCGCCTGTCCAACCTGAACATCGCGCTGTTCAGTGGCCTGCTGATCTTCGTCCTGCTGGGCGGCGAAACCCTGCACCTGCTCAACGGCTTCGTGCAGAACGTGGGCGACTACCTCAACGGCATCGTGCTGAAAACCTTTGACCTGTATGTGTATGAGGGTGAGGCGGGCAAGTCCGAACGCTGGTTGGGCTTGTGGACGGTGTTCTATTGGGCCTGGTGGATTTCCTGGGGCCCGTTCGTAGGCATGTTCATTGCCCGGATCTCCAAGGGCCGTA is part of the Pseudomonas parafulva genome and harbors:
- the betI gene encoding transcriptional regulator BetI, producing MPKVGMQPIRRQQLIEATLQAVDQVGLGDASIALIARLAGVSNGIISHYFRDKNGLIAATMGYIMSMLNEGVRARRQALTDDAPRAHLKVIIEGNFDASQVNGPAMKTWLAFWASSMHQPDLHRLQRINDHRLYSNLCCQFRRVLPLYHARKAARGLAALIDGLWLRGALSGDAFDTDQAIRIAYEYMDLQLAKQRTLGTDPAAEKRRTASASTAGA
- a CDS encoding BCCT family transporter; the protein is MSSASLTKPPAERVRVNRVVFYTSALMILVLTALLIAVPETAGRVLGVAQQWLTRSFGWYYMLVICGYLLFVIYLAFSDYGKLKLGGKEDQPDFSYGAWAGMLFSSGIGISLLYFGASEPLDHYFNPPEGTPASLEAARQGLQLTFLHWGLHGWAIYALVGLAVGYFAYRHNQPLALRSALYPLVGERWVKGAAGNAVDIFGMFVTLLGLVTNLGIGSMQVASGLEYLFGMDHSKTNLLVVILVMAGVATVAAVSGVENGIRRLSNLNIALFSGLLIFVLLGGETLHLLNGFVQNVGDYLNGIVLKTFDLYVYEGEAGKSERWLGLWTVFYWAWWISWGPFVGMFIARISKGRTVRQLVSGVLLIPLGFTLAWLSIFGNTALDLVINHGAVELGKTALEQPSMSIYQLLEYFPAAKIVIGVAVFVGFVLFLTPADSGAVMMANLSCKGGKVDEDAPHWMVVFWSVIITLVTIGLLFAGNFEAMQTMVVLAGLPFSVVLVLFMFGLYKAMRQDVAMEQERAELAARGRRGFSERLTQLELQPTQAVVQRFMDKQVSPALKDAAAQLQTQGFDVETRVGQSRNMMGLRVMMEEGNPFVYEVSLDGYMAAPTEAPAEGEPEVRQRFYRAEVYLHDGSQEYDLMGFAPEQIVRDVLDQFESHRQVLGRVYS